One genomic region from Ascaphus truei isolate aAscTru1 chromosome 20 unlocalized genomic scaffold, aAscTru1.hap1 SUPER_20_unloc_5, whole genome shotgun sequence encodes:
- the LOC142474753 gene encoding E3 ubiquitin/ISG15 ligase TRIM25-like, which translates to MASAGLREELTCPICLSTYTQPVMLRCGHNFCQGCIGSVWDSQGGSGLYTCPECRAEFQERPALQRNLKLCNIAERFLSTQPEQEEAVIFCTYCVTSSVPAAKTCLLCDASLCDIHLERHSKSEEHVLSEPTTSLKTRKCPVHKEILKCYCTEDAACICVSCCVFGEHRGHQVESLNEASEKKKEKLRHVLEKLTLVREETEKRAQSLQERRRDAQEKAAGETARVTALIRDIREQLEVLEKRVLSEITRWEEQVSLRVSDLIQQLEIKKYELSRKILHIEELSNITDPLTVLQGRESDNADFCDAEEGGNEDREREGNKVPAVGDLYEVRLSLTLQRLADIVTDLKAKSGFCVQGDSGILLDVNTAANNVSVSGDLKTASWSVTDQLRPDTPERFEYFQVLSSRSFSSGQHYWEVEISDSGHRGVGISYPSIVRKGYQSLIGDNKKSWCLYMLGNDYSVIHDTIRTQIYPESRVQRLGIYLDYEAGRLSFYQLCDPVRHLHTVTATFTEPLHAAFGVWGNGWVRIRS; encoded by the coding sequence ATGGCGTCTGCTGGTCTGAGAGAGGAGCTAACCTGCCCTATCTGCCTGAGCACTTATACCCAGCCTGTAATGCTGAGATGTGGGCATAACTTCTGCCAGGGCTGTATTGGGAGTGTGTGGGATTCCCAGGGGGGATCTGGGCTTTATACCTGTCCTGAATGCAGAGCAGAGTTTCAGGAGCGTCCtgcactgcagaggaacctgaAGCTGTGTAACATAGCGGAGCGTTTCCTTTCTACTCAGCCGGAGCAGGAGGAGGCTGTGATCTTCTGCACTTACTGTGTTACCTCCTCTGTACCCGCTGCTAAAACATGTCTGCTGTGTGACGCCTCCCTGTGTGATATTCACCTAGAGAGACACAGCAAGTCAGAGGAACACGTCTTATCTGAGCCAACCACTTCCTTAAAGACCAGGAAATGCCCCGTCCACAAGGAGATCCTGAAGTGTTACTGCACTGAGGATGctgcctgtatctgtgtgtcctgctgcgtGTTTGGGGAGCACAGGGGACACCAGGTGGAGTCGCTGAATGAGGCCTctgagaagaagaaggagaaacTGAGACATGTTCTGGAGAAACTGACCTTAGTGAGAGAGGAGACTGAGAAAAGAGCCCAGAGTCTGCAGGAACGCAGGAGAGACGCGCAGGAAAAAGCAGCCGGGGAGACAGCCCGAGTCACTGCCCTGATTAGGGACATCAGGGAACAACTGGAAGTCCTAGAGAAGCGAGTCCTGAGTGAGATCACCAGGTGGGAAGAGCAGGTTTCTCTCCGAGTCTCTGATCTAATCCAGCAGCTGGAAATAAAGAAGTACGAGCTGTCCAGGAAGATACTTCACATTGAGGAGCTGAGCAACATCACTGATCCATTAACTGTCTTACAGGGACGGGAATCAGACAATGCTGACTTCTGTGATGCTGAGGAGGGAGGTaatgaggacagagagagagagggtaataaGGTCCCTGCTGTAGGGGATTTGTATGAGGTTCGGCTCTCACTGACCTTACAGAGATTAGCTGATATTGTGACTGATCTAAAAGCAAAGAGCGGGTTCTGTGTGCAGGGGGATTCAGGCATATTACTGGATGTAAATACAGCGGCTAATAATGTATCTGTATCAGGTGACCTGAAAACGGCATCCTGGTCAGTAACAGACCAGTTACGCCCGGATACACCAGAGAGATTTGAGTATTTTCAGGTTTTAAGCAGCAGGAGTTTTTCCTCAGGACAACATTACTGGGAGGTGGAGATCAGTGACTCAGGGCACAGGGGGGTAGGGATTTCCTATCCCAGTATAGTAAGGAAAGGATATCAGTCCCTCATAGGAGATAATAAGAAGTCCTGGTGTTTGTACATGTTGGGTAATGATTATTCAGTGATACATGACACAATACGTACACAGATATATCCCGAGTCTCGCGTGCAGAGATTAGGAATATACCTGGACTATGAGGCTGGGCGGCTGTCCTTTTATCAGCTGTGTGACCCggtcagacacttacacaccgtCACTGCCACCTTCACTGAGCCTCTTCATGCTGCGTTCGGTGTATGGGGTAATGGCTGGGTCAGAATCAGGAGCTAG